In Anopheles gambiae chromosome 2, idAnoGambNW_F1_1, whole genome shotgun sequence, a single window of DNA contains:
- the LOC1273551 gene encoding large ribosomal subunit protein mL45, with the protein MASFVAASRAAIKFLQLPSVGFLAPCLQNATVINQQQVRHRRTKHWDPKWKRLRKAKFVKIDIPNLNERPEDLSQEEMKTRMKERGIMPPRPWLERPFHISCTGGVFEPYIPPEGDGRMSAISREGAKQKIEQLEKKTKSMMAIRKIRNYDEDFEPPEFATLAQDIYIEAHKTLCEKNKYKLREIVTERAYPELMHNVADKTIRWQFLKSLEPPRVVHARCTDVITKENIFAQVTVRFHSQQTLAIYDRFGRLMHGSETVAKDCLEYVVFEKHLANEYGVWRLHEKIIPDWMPPKAPAFITYRVDDEPPVAAAEAESKEVVPAEGAAKAETVATA; encoded by the exons ATGGCTTCGTTCGTAGCCGCTAGCCGCGCTGCGATTAAATTTCTTCAG CTCCCGTCTGTTGGCTTCCTTGCGCCCTGTTTGCAGAATGCGACCGTCATCAATCAGCAGCAGGTCCGACACCGGCGTACCAAGCACTGGGACCCCAAGTGGAAGCGATTGCGTAAAGCGAAGTTTGTCAAGATCGATATTCCGAATCTGAACGAGCGGCCGGAAGACTTGTCGCAGGAAGAGATGAAGACGCGCATGAAGGAGCGTGGCATCATGCCGCCCCGGCCATGGCTCGAGCGCCCGTTCCACATCAGCTGCACGGGCGGTGTCTTCGAGCCGTACATACCGCCGGAGGGGGACGGCCGCATGTCGGCCATCTCGCGCGAAGGTGCCAAGCAGAAGATTGAGCAGctggaaaagaaaaccaaatcgATGATGGCGATCCGCAAGATTCGCAATTACGACGAAGATTTCGAACCGCCCGAGTTTGCCACACTGGCGCAGGACATCTACATCGAAGCGCACAAAACGCTGTGCGAGAAGAACAAGTACAAGCTGCGCGAGATCGTCACGGAGCGGGCCTACCCGGAGCTGATGCACAACGTGGCAGACAAGACGATCCGGTGGCAGTTTCTGAAATCGCTCGAACCGCCGCGCGTCGTCCATGCGCGCTGCACCGATGTGATTACGAAGGAAAACATCTTCGCCCAGGTGACGGTCCGCTTCCACAGCCAGCAAACGTTGGCCATCTACGACCGGTTCGGGCGGCTGATGCACGGTAGCGAGACGGTAGCGAAGGATTGTCTCGAGTATGTCGTGTTCGAGAAGCATCTGGCCAACGAGTACGGCGTGTGGCGATTGCACGAGAAAATTATTCCCGACTGGATGCCACCGAAGGCGCCCGCTTTCATCACGTACCGCGTGGACGATGAACcgccggtggcggcggcggaagCGGAATCGAAGGAGGTCGTACCGGCGGAAGGTGCGGCCAAGGCCGAAACGGTTGCAACTGCTTGA
- the LOC1273550 gene encoding protein krasavietz isoform X1, whose translation MSQKAERPVLSGQRIKTRKRDEREKNDPTGFRDAVIAGLDAAEDLEQIYKYLDSAGNKLDYRRYGEVLFDILIAGGLLVPGGSISQDGEKPRTDRCIFAASEDMESMRNHEQIFMRLMRRYKYLEKMFEEEMKKILIFIKGFTPLERIKLARMTALWMANGSIPPQVLSVLNNEHLTKDGLALEFLLEVFVTYKQEKGGNAPLVAALRKSGLDNRLLEFLPLNKRNEDYLKTVLVEKDLADIFKLHMNQASQEAKRELTQLLVDDINDNKTIKDIIADTKEMSTKSNIPEHEVVGLIWSTVMSLAEWNKKEELVTEQATKHLRTYTPLFEAFTTTDRSEMALLLKVQEFCYENMNFMKAFSKIVLLFYKTEVITEDSILKWYKEGHSNKGKMHFLEQMKKFIEWLQNAEEGMCACACYAAFVYGFDCLIWTIVRLVASWQTRTALLY comes from the exons ATGAGTCAGAAAGCCGAAAGACCAGTACTATCAGGTCAACGCATTAAGACCAGGAAAAGGG ATGAAAGAGAGAAGAATGACCCCACGGGATTCCGTGACGCGGTCATTGCAGGTCTCGATGCAGCTGAAGATCTAGAGCAAATTTACAAGTACCTTGACAGCGCTGGTAATAAACTCGACTATCGTCGCTACGGTGAAGTATTATTCGATATCTTAATTGCTGGTGGATTACTCG TTCCCGGAGGATCTATCTCACAAGATGGCGAGAAACCACGTACCGATCGCTGTATATTCGCAGCATCGGAAGACATGGAATCGATGCGGAACCATGAGCAG ATCTTTATGCGGCTTATGCGTCGATACAAGTATCTCGAGAAAATGTTTGAAGAGGAGATGAAGAAAATTCTCATCTTCATCAAGGGTTTTACTCCACTCGAAAGGATCAAGCTCGCTCGCATGACGGCTCTGTGGATGG CCAATGGTTCCATTCCGCCGCAAGTGTTGAGCGTACTAAACAATGAACACCTGACGAAGGACGGGCTCGCGCTCGAGTTTCTGCTAGAGGTGTTCGTCACCTACAAGCAGGAAAAGGGCGGCAATGCGCCTTTGGTGGCGGCATTGCGCAAGAGCGGTCTCGACAACCGCCTGCTGGAGTTTCTGCCCTTGAACAAGCGCAACGAGGACTACCTCAAGACGGTGCTCGTCGAGAAGGATCTGGCCGACATCTTCAAGCTCCATATGAATCAGGCGAGCCAGGAAGCGAAACGAGAACTGACGCAG CTGCTAGTTGATGATATTAACGATAACAAGACAATTAAGGATATTATCGCCGACACGAAGGAAATGTCGACGAAATCTAACATTCCCGAGCATGAAGTTGTTGGTCTC ATTTGGTCCACCGTAATGTCGCTAGCCGAATGGAACAAGAAAGAGGAACTGGTCACGGAGCAGGCAACGAAACATCTGCGCACCTACACGCCACTGTTCGAAGCGTTCACCACCACGGACCGGTCGGAGATGGCCCTGCTGCTGAAGGTGCAGGAGTTTTGCTACGAGAACATGAACTTTATGAAAGCCTTTTCGAAGATTGTTCTGCTCTTTTACAAAA CCGAAGTTATCACGGAAGATTCGATTCTGAAGTGGTACAAGGAGGGCCATTCGAACAAGGGAAAGATGCACTTCCTTGAACAGATGAAAAAATTCATTGAGTGGCTACAAAATGCCGAAGAaggtatgtgtgcatgtgcttGTTATGCTGCTTTTGTTTACGGTTTCGATTGTCTCATTTGGACAATCGTCCGGTTAGTTGCATCATGGCAAACACGGACTGCATTGTTGTATTAG
- the LOC1273550 gene encoding protein krasavietz isoform X2 — protein sequence MSQKAERPVLSGQRIKTRKRDEREKNDPTGFRDAVIAGLDAAEDLEQIYKYLDSAGNKLDYRRYGEVLFDILIAGGLLVPGGSISQDGEKPRTDRCIFAASEDMESMRNHEQIFMRLMRRYKYLEKMFEEEMKKILIFIKGFTPLERIKLARMTALWMANGSIPPQVLSVLNNEHLTKDGLALEFLLEVFVTYKQEKGGNAPLVAALRKSGLDNRLLEFLPLNKRNEDYLKTVLVEKDLADIFKLHMNQASQEAKRELTQLLVDDINDNKTIKDIIADTKEMSTKSNIPEHEVVGLIWSTVMSLAEWNKKEELVTEQATKHLRTYTPLFEAFTTTDRSEMALLLKVQEFCYENMNFMKAFSKIVLLFYKTEVITEDSILKWYKEGHSNKGKMHFLEQMKKFIEWLQNAEEESESEED from the exons ATGAGTCAGAAAGCCGAAAGACCAGTACTATCAGGTCAACGCATTAAGACCAGGAAAAGGG ATGAAAGAGAGAAGAATGACCCCACGGGATTCCGTGACGCGGTCATTGCAGGTCTCGATGCAGCTGAAGATCTAGAGCAAATTTACAAGTACCTTGACAGCGCTGGTAATAAACTCGACTATCGTCGCTACGGTGAAGTATTATTCGATATCTTAATTGCTGGTGGATTACTCG TTCCCGGAGGATCTATCTCACAAGATGGCGAGAAACCACGTACCGATCGCTGTATATTCGCAGCATCGGAAGACATGGAATCGATGCGGAACCATGAGCAG ATCTTTATGCGGCTTATGCGTCGATACAAGTATCTCGAGAAAATGTTTGAAGAGGAGATGAAGAAAATTCTCATCTTCATCAAGGGTTTTACTCCACTCGAAAGGATCAAGCTCGCTCGCATGACGGCTCTGTGGATGG CCAATGGTTCCATTCCGCCGCAAGTGTTGAGCGTACTAAACAATGAACACCTGACGAAGGACGGGCTCGCGCTCGAGTTTCTGCTAGAGGTGTTCGTCACCTACAAGCAGGAAAAGGGCGGCAATGCGCCTTTGGTGGCGGCATTGCGCAAGAGCGGTCTCGACAACCGCCTGCTGGAGTTTCTGCCCTTGAACAAGCGCAACGAGGACTACCTCAAGACGGTGCTCGTCGAGAAGGATCTGGCCGACATCTTCAAGCTCCATATGAATCAGGCGAGCCAGGAAGCGAAACGAGAACTGACGCAG CTGCTAGTTGATGATATTAACGATAACAAGACAATTAAGGATATTATCGCCGACACGAAGGAAATGTCGACGAAATCTAACATTCCCGAGCATGAAGTTGTTGGTCTC ATTTGGTCCACCGTAATGTCGCTAGCCGAATGGAACAAGAAAGAGGAACTGGTCACGGAGCAGGCAACGAAACATCTGCGCACCTACACGCCACTGTTCGAAGCGTTCACCACCACGGACCGGTCGGAGATGGCCCTGCTGCTGAAGGTGCAGGAGTTTTGCTACGAGAACATGAACTTTATGAAAGCCTTTTCGAAGATTGTTCTGCTCTTTTACAAAA CCGAAGTTATCACGGAAGATTCGATTCTGAAGTGGTACAAGGAGGGCCATTCGAACAAGGGAAAGATGCACTTCCTTGAACAGATGAAAAAATTCATTGAGTGGCTACAAAATGCCGAAGAag AAAGCGAATCTGAGGAAGACTAA